From Verrucomicrobiota bacterium JB022, one genomic window encodes:
- a CDS encoding oligosaccharide flippase family protein codes for MSAEPAQSNRQAMAAAVVGQALRALTTIAGIMVLARLVEPAVFGHFALLWSVVIFLDNLRSFGWLEAVVQVPEVAAETFRSLFWRTAALGLGFAGLMALTGPLLELLYGEPGFVAPALGLSLLFLVGGLNLQPQARWRRQMRFTELNVALTVAMAFGVGMSVLVAWRGYGMAALIVMHVAREAFLTIWLLACQRRDPFRWSWAPLPEVFGRYTRDLLVQRLVSVHTLRLDQFLLGAIAPAALLGIYNRMFTLVEMPTRNLRIAVGEVSHASLSRLQSYPPRQARYFLRLLQVLAWLWLPVVAVVLAAGESVIRVALGPGWSVGLPYLQLLTLAATGFLFWYACMWLDLAQGATRRTRNWALVQAAVVFALIGLGALHSPLALVAGYSAGCFALMLARLHRMLARLRPHAPEAGWKRMIAPTLCAAVVGAVFALVEQATDFPDLYQLVLSTLLAGGLLAAWLLRSPRARAELKAWRELLARKGATP; via the coding sequence GTGAGCGCCGAACCTGCCCAGAGCAACCGGCAGGCAATGGCGGCCGCCGTGGTCGGGCAGGCCCTGCGCGCGCTGACCACCATTGCGGGCATCATGGTCCTCGCCCGCCTCGTCGAGCCGGCGGTGTTCGGCCACTTCGCGCTGCTCTGGAGCGTGGTCATCTTTCTGGATAACCTGCGCAGCTTTGGCTGGCTGGAGGCGGTGGTGCAGGTGCCCGAAGTAGCCGCCGAGACCTTTCGCAGCCTTTTTTGGCGCACGGCGGCGCTCGGGCTCGGGTTTGCGGGCCTGATGGCACTGACCGGGCCGTTGCTGGAGCTGCTCTACGGGGAGCCGGGCTTCGTCGCACCCGCCCTGGGGCTGTCGCTCCTCTTTCTGGTCGGCGGCCTCAATCTCCAGCCACAGGCCCGCTGGCGCCGCCAGATGCGCTTTACAGAGCTGAACGTGGCCTTGACTGTCGCCATGGCCTTTGGGGTGGGTATGTCGGTTTTGGTCGCGTGGCGGGGCTATGGCATGGCGGCGCTGATCGTAATGCATGTGGCGCGCGAGGCCTTCCTGACCATATGGCTGCTGGCCTGCCAACGGCGCGACCCCTTCCGCTGGAGCTGGGCCCCGCTGCCGGAGGTGTTTGGCCGCTATACGCGCGACTTGCTCGTGCAGCGGCTGGTGAGCGTGCATACCTTGCGGCTCGATCAGTTTTTGCTCGGCGCCATCGCTCCTGCCGCGCTACTCGGTATCTACAACCGCATGTTTACGCTGGTGGAGATGCCGACTCGCAACCTGCGCATCGCAGTCGGTGAGGTTTCGCACGCCTCGCTCAGTCGCCTGCAGAGCTACCCGCCTCGGCAGGCCCGTTACTTTTTGCGCCTGCTGCAGGTGCTCGCCTGGCTATGGCTGCCGGTCGTGGCTGTGGTGCTGGCGGCGGGCGAAAGCGTGATCCGCGTGGCGCTCGGGCCCGGTTGGTCGGTCGGCTTGCCCTATCTGCAACTGCTGACCCTCGCGGCGACGGGCTTCCTCTTCTGGTATGCCTGCATGTGGCTCGACCTCGCCCAAGGAGCGACCCGCCGCACACGTAACTGGGCGCTCGTCCAGGCGGCAGTCGTTTTTGCGCTGATCGGGCTCGGTGCGCTGCACTCGCCGCTGGCGCTGGTCGCAGGCTACAGCGCGGGTTGTTTTGCGCTGATGCTGGCCCGGCTGCACCGCATGCTGGCGCGGTTACGCCCTCACGCGCCCGAGGCGGGCTGGAAGCGCATGATCGCTCCAACCTTGTGCGCGGCGGTGGTGGGCGCGGTTTTTGCCTTGGTCGAGCAGGCCACGGATTTCCCCGACCTTTACCAACTGGTTTTGAGCACCTTACTCGCGGGTGGGTTACTTGCAGCCTGGCTCTTGCGCAGCCCTCGGGCGCGGGCCGAGCTGAAAGCGTGGCGTGAGCTGCTGGCCCGAAAAGGAGCCACGCCGTGA